From the Thomasclavelia ramosa DSM 1402 genome, the window TAGTAACTGATTTAATAGGTTTAACATAATTTTTTTTATATTCTTCAATCCAATCATTTGTTAAAGAAATAGAGTTTTCCCATTGTTGATTAAATTCTTTTTTTATTTGTTCAACAATATTTGTATTATTGGTCGATGAAAACTTTAAGTTCCATTCTTGGTTTATTGATAAAGCAGATTGGGTTAAATTTGAACTTCCTACAATAATATTAAAAGTATTTTCCTTTTTGAAAATATATCCTTTTGGATGAAAACCAGCCTTTTCATCATCATAAATTCTAACATCTAAATTTTTAAATTTAAGTAATTCTTGAAACGTACGGGGCTCATTAAATCCTAGATACGTGGAAGTAATTATTTTTCCAGGAATATTCTTTTCTTCCAAATCTAATAAAGTTTGTTTGATTGTTGCAAGTCCTGACATGCTGATAAAGGCAATTGATAATTCAAAACTATCACAAGAGTTTAGTTGTTGTACAAGTTCATGAGATAGTTTCATACCTTGTTTATAATCATTAAACAACAATTGGGGTTGGTATGTTTTATCAACTGTATTTAGCGCATTTAAATTTTTATGATAATCAATTGTTAGTGTCATGTAAAATTCCTCGTTTTTTTAATGTATCAAATATTTGTATGTCGGCGGGAATCCAATTAATATTTTGTTCATCTAATGAAATCCATCTTATACTGTTATGGTCATTTAGTTTAATATGATTATCTTTTAAAGTACATAAATAGCAATCCATATCTAAGATAAATGTTGGATATTTATAATTCACATTCATAAAAAATTCTTCAATAATAATTGTTGTTTCTAGTTCTTCTTGAATTTCTCTAATAAGAGCTTGTTCTCCAGATTCTCCAGGTTCAATTTTTCCTCCAGGAAATTCAAACATGCCAGCAAACTCCCCTTTTTTTCTACTGGCAATTAGTATTTTGTTATCTTTTTTTATAATCGCAGCTACTACTTTTACTGTTTTCATTTAATTCACACTCCTAGAAGCTATTATATCAACAATAGGATTTTATTTAAAGAAAAGAGATATAAAATATTAATATGTGTACTTTCTTTATATTTAGATAGTGTATAATAAAGCATACTTATTAATGTTATCATTACATAAACTAATGATAAAATACATGTTTTCATTATTGTAACCTTTTTGTTCCAGTGATTTAAAAAAGTCTACTATTTCTAATAATGAAAAATCTTTATTAATATTAAATATACTAAAAACAATATTTGTGTGGTGATTTGTATAAGGAATTTTATCAATAAGTTCGTTATATGTGTTCCAATTTTTATAAACACCATCAAATTCCCATATTTTATTACCTAAACTTTTTAACAGCTCTTCATCGAGTTCCATAATTTCATTATCAGGAAAAGTTTTTAATAAATGATATATGTTATTACAATTTTTATTAAAAAATAGTGTTGCAATAGAGTTGTTACGTTTT encodes:
- a CDS encoding phospholipase D-like domain-containing protein, with translation MTLTIDYHKNLNALNTVDKTYQPQLLFNDYKQGMKLSHELVQQLNSCDSFELSIAFISMSGLATIKQTLLDLEEKNIPGKIITSTYLGFNEPRTFQELLKFKNLDVRIYDDEKAGFHPKGYIFKKENTFNIIVGSSNLTQSALSINQEWNLKFSSTNNTNIVEQIKKEFNQQWENSISLTNDWIEEYKKNYVKPIKSVTNIIKKK
- a CDS encoding (deoxy)nucleoside triphosphate pyrophosphohydrolase, with amino-acid sequence MKTVKVVAAIIKKDNKILIASRKKGEFAGMFEFPGGKIEPGESGEQALIREIQEELETTIIIEEFFMNVNYKYPTFILDMDCYLCTLKDNHIKLNDHNSIRWISLDEQNINWIPADIQIFDTLKKRGILHDTNN